A portion of the Syntrophaceae bacterium genome contains these proteins:
- a CDS encoding DUF3047 domain-containing protein, with protein sequence MNRAAGAILVLLGLALLPALGAAQEGVLLREEFTDLANWRPVTFPKIREHTHYTIEQQERESVLRAESRASASAIVYRSPFRVYDYPRLRWKWKVENVYAKGNARTREGDDYPLRIYVLFEYDPSTASAFDRAKYGLAKALYGEYPPHSALNYVWASREDEGGILTNPYASSAKMIVLQKGKRNLGRWIVEERNILDDYRMAFGTDPPARATLGIMSDSDNTGEASVAYVGFIEVFR encoded by the coding sequence ATGAACCGCGCCGCAGGGGCGATCCTGGTTTTGCTGGGTCTCGCGCTGCTGCCGGCCCTCGGGGCCGCGCAGGAAGGGGTTTTGCTGCGGGAGGAATTCACCGATCTGGCCAACTGGCGTCCCGTGACGTTCCCGAAGATCCGGGAACACACCCACTACACGATCGAGCAACAGGAACGGGAGTCGGTGCTCAGGGCCGAGAGCCGTGCCTCGGCCTCGGCCATCGTCTACCGGAGCCCCTTCCGCGTCTACGACTACCCCCGCCTGCGCTGGAAATGGAAGGTGGAAAACGTCTACGCCAAGGGCAATGCCCGCACCAGGGAAGGGGACGATTACCCGCTGAGGATCTACGTCCTGTTCGAGTACGACCCGTCGACGGCCTCGGCCTTCGACCGGGCGAAATACGGTCTCGCCAAGGCCCTCTACGGGGAATACCCGCCGCACAGCGCGCTCAACTACGTCTGGGCCAGCCGCGAGGACGAAGGAGGCATCCTCACGAACCCCTACGCGTCGAGCGCGAAGATGATCGTCCTGCAAAAAGGGAAGAGAAATCTCGGTCGGTGGATCGTGGAGGAGCGCAACATCCTCGACGACTACCGCATGGCCTTCGGGACCGACCCGCCGGCCAGGGCGACCCTCGGGATCATGAGCGATTCGGACAACACGGGGGAGGCGTCGGTCGCCTACGTGGGGTTCATCGAGGTCTTTCGGTGA
- the rpiA gene encoding ribose-5-phosphate isomerase RpiA produces the protein MTIDTIQLKRQSAAYAADLVQSGMIVGLGHGSTAIHAVAILADKLKAGQLKDVIGVPCSYQVEEEAMRCGMPLRAFDEIPVIDLTIDGADEVDPQLNMIKGGGGALLREKIIAQASRREVIVVDESKLTPVLGRKRCVPVEVIPFGWRSQAMFLESLGAKVSLRRNADRSPYHTDCGNWILECNFGPIERPHVLAERIKARAGVVEHGLFMGLASDVVIAGPKGVRHIKRGEGGVSPSDFGKEF, from the coding sequence ATGACCATCGACACGATCCAACTCAAGCGGCAGTCGGCGGCGTACGCCGCCGATCTCGTGCAGTCGGGGATGATCGTCGGGCTCGGCCACGGCAGCACGGCCATCCACGCCGTGGCAATCCTCGCGGACAAGCTGAAAGCGGGACAGCTGAAGGACGTGATCGGCGTGCCCTGCTCGTACCAGGTCGAGGAGGAGGCCATGCGGTGCGGCATGCCGCTGAGGGCCTTCGACGAGATCCCCGTCATCGACCTCACGATCGACGGCGCCGACGAGGTGGACCCGCAGCTCAACATGATCAAGGGGGGCGGAGGGGCGCTGCTGCGGGAGAAGATCATCGCCCAGGCCAGCCGGCGCGAGGTGATCGTGGTCGACGAATCCAAGCTCACACCCGTCCTCGGCCGGAAGCGCTGCGTTCCCGTGGAGGTGATCCCCTTCGGCTGGCGCTCCCAGGCGATGTTCCTCGAGTCCCTGGGGGCCAAGGTTTCGCTGCGCCGGAACGCCGATCGGAGCCCCTACCACACGGACTGCGGCAACTGGATCCTGGAGTGCAACTTCGGGCCGATCGAGAGGCCCCACGTTCTGGCGGAGCGGATCAAGGCCCGCGCCGGGGTCGTGGAGCACGGGCTCTTCATGGGCCTGGCCTCCGACGTGGTCATCGCGGGCCCGAAGGGGGTGCGTCACATCAAGCGGGGCGAGGGTGGGGTCTCGCCGAGCGACTTCGGCAAGGAATTCTGA